The Corvus hawaiiensis isolate bCorHaw1 chromosome 10, bCorHaw1.pri.cur, whole genome shotgun sequence genome includes a window with the following:
- the SLITRK3 gene encoding SLIT and NTRK-like protein 3 has product MKPSTAETLHKGRMLWIILLSTIALAWTTPIPLIEDSEELDEPCFDPCYCEVKESLFHIHCDNKGFINISQITESWSRPFKLYLQRNSMRKLYTNSFLHLNNAVSINLGNNALQDIQTGAFNGLRVLKRLYLHENKLDIFRNDTFLGLESLEYLQADYNVIKRIESGAFRNLSKLRVLILNDNLIPMLPTNLFKSVSLTHLDLRGNRLKVLSYRGMLDHIGRSLMEIQLEENPWNCTCEIVQLKSWLERIPYTALVGDITCETPFHFHGKDLREIKRSKLCPMLSDSEVEASLGIPQLSSSKETAWPTKPSSMLSSFHFTASSVEYKTSNKQPKPTKQPRAPRPPPTPRGLYPGPNQPPVAAYQTRPPIPIICPTGCSCSLHINDLGLTVNCKERGFHNISELLPRPLNAKKLYLSGNLIQKIYRSDFWNFSSLDLLHLGNNRISYVQDGAFINLPNLKSLYLNGNDIERLTPGMFRGLQSLHYLYFEYNLIREIQPAAFSLMPNLKLLFLNDNLLRTLPTDAFAGTSLARLNLRNNHFLALPVAGVLEHLHAIVQIDLKLNPWDCTCELVPLKQWLEALSSVSVVGEVLCASPEPLARRDLRSLELAALCPAALRPAAAAAASPPAAAPPPPAATGAAAYELPPAAAAAAVPLSVLILSLLVLFFSAVLVAAGLFAFVLRRRRRKLPFRGPRAEAADLGAVPLRCPRLFPEGGGGGGGGGGGGGGPGERSPEKAPPAGHVYDYIPHPVTQMCNNPIYKPREEEEAAGGCAGGGEAAELLRGGGERGFSHPAASAAAPEPGSSYRTLLEKEQEWSLAVSSSQLNTIVAVHRQHPAGGGLAAGGLGAAAAGGAPRDRDRPPPCAVGFVDCLYGTVPKLKELHVHPPGMQYPDLQQDARLKETLLFTAGKGFPDHQTPTSEYLELRAKLQTKPDYLEVLEKTTYRF; this is encoded by the coding sequence ATGAAACCTTCCACGGCAGAGACGCTTCATAAAGGAAGGATGTTGTGGATAATTCTTCTAAGCACAATTGCTCTAGCATGGACTACACCTATTCCCTTGATAGAGGACTCGGAGGAACTGGATGAGCCCTGCTTTGATCCATGTTACTGTGAAGTGAAGGAGAGCCTTTTCCATATACATTGTGACAACAAGGGATTTATAAATATTAGTCAGATAACAGAGTCGTGGTCAAGACCTTTTAAACTTTATCTGCAGAGGAATTCCATGAGGAAATTGTACACCAACAGTTTTCTTCACTTGAACAATGCTGTATCTATTAACCTTGGGAACAATGCACTGCAGGACATTCAGACGGGGGCTTTTAACGGGCTCCGAGTTCTGAAGAGGTTGTATTTGCACGAAAACAAATTGGACATTTTCAGGAACGACACTTTCCTGGGTTTGGAAAGTCTGGAATATCTGCAGGCAGATTACAATGTCATTAAACGGATTGAAAGCGGGGCATTTCGAAACCTAAGTAAATTGAGGGTCCTTATCCTAAATGACAATCTTATCCCCATGCTCCCCACCAACTTATTTAAGTCCGTGTCCTTAACCCACTTGGACTTGCGCGGGAACCGCCTCAAAGTCCTTTCATACCGCGGGATGTTGGACCACATTGGCAGGAGCCTGATGGAGATCCAGCTGGAGGAGAACCCGTGGAACTGTACGTGCGAGATCGTGCAGCTCAAGAGCTGGCTGGAGCGCATCCCCTACACCGCTCTGGTGGGGGACATCACCTGCGAGACCCCCTTCCACTTCCACGGGAAGGACCTGCGGGAAATCAAGAGAAGCAAGCTCTGCCCCATGCTGTCTGACTCCGAGGTGGAagccagcctgggcatccctcaGCTGTCCTCCAGCAAGGAGACCGCGTGGCCTACGAAGCCTTCCTCCATGCTGTCCTCCTTCCACTTCACCGCTTCCTCTGTTGAGTACAAAACATCCAACAAGCAGCCCAAGCCCACCAAGCAGCCCAGGGCGCCCCGGCCTCCCCCGACCCCCCGTGGCCTGTACCCCGGGCCCAACCAACCGCCCGTGGCTGCCTACCAGACCCGGCCCCCCATCCCCATCATCTGCCCCACCGGCTGCTCTTGCAGTTTGCACATCAACGACCTGGGCCTGACGGTCAACTGCAAGGAGCGGGGGTTCCACAACATCTCCGAGCTCCTGCCCAGGCCCTTGAACGCCAAGAAGCTGTACCTGAGCGGGAATTTGATCCAGAAAATCTACCGCTCCGATTTCTGGaatttttcctccttggatctctTACACCTGGGGAACAACCGGATCTCCTACGTGCAGGACGGGGCGTTCATCAACCTGCCGAACCTCAAGAGCCTGTACCTGAATGGGAACGACATCGAGCGGCTCACCCCGGGCATGTTCCGGGGCCTGCAGAGTTTGCATTACCTGTACTTCGAGTACAACCTGATCAGGGAAATCCAGCCGGCAGCCTTCAGCCTCATGCCCAACCTGAAGCTCCTCTTCCTCAACGACAACCTGCTCCGCACGCTGCCCACCGACGCCTTCGCCGGCACCTCCCTGGCGCGCCTCAACCTGCGCAACAACCACTTCCTGGCGCTGCCGGTGGCCGGGGTGCTGGAGCACCTGCACGCCATCGTGCAGATCGACCTGAAGCTCAACCCCTGGGACTGCACCTGCGAGCTGGTGCCGCTGAAGCAGTGGCTGGAGGCGCTCAGCTCCGTCAGCGTGGTGGGCGAGGTGCTGTGCGCCAGCCCCGAGCCGCTGGCCCGCCGCGACCTGCGCTCGCTGGAGCTGGCCGCGCTGTGCCCCGCCGCCCtgcgccccgccgccgccgccgccgcctcgccccccgccgccgccccgccgccgcccgccgccaccggcgcggccgcCTACGAGCTGCCCCCggccgccgcggccgcggccgTGCCGCTCTCCGTGCTCATCCTCAGCCTCCTCGTCCTCTTCTTCTCCGCCGTGCTCGTGGCCGCCGGGCTCTTCGCCTTCGTGCTGCGCCGCCGCCGGCGGAAGCTGCCGTTCCGCGGCCCGCGGGCGGAGGCGGCGGACCTGGGCGCGGTGCCGCTGCGCTGCCCGCGGCTCTTCCccgagggcggcggcggcggcggcggcggcggcggcggcggggggggcccCGGGGAGCGGTCCCCGGAGAAGGCGCCCCCGGCGGGCCACGTCTACGACTACATCCCGCACCCGGTGACCCAGATGTGCAACAACCCCATCTACAAGccgcgggaggaggaggaggcggcgggcgGCTGTGCCGGCGGCGGCGAGGCGGCCGAGCTGCTGCGGGGCGGCGGCGAGCGCGGCTTCTCCCAccccgccgcctccgccgccgCGCCGGAGCCGGGCAGCAGCTACCGCACCTtgctggagaaggagcaggagtggAGCCTGGCCGTGTCCAGCTCGCAGCTCAACACCATCGTGGCCGTGCACCGCCAGCACCCCGCGGGCGGAGGGCTGGCGGCGGGCGGGctcggggcggcggcggcggggggagccCCGCGGGACCGCGACCGCCCGCCGCCCTGCGCCGTGGGGTTCGTGGACTGCCTGTACGGCACCGTGCCCAAGCTGAAGGAACTGCACGTCCACCCCCCCGGCATGCAATACCCGGACCTGCAGCAGGACGCCAGGCTGAAGGAGACCCTGCTCTTCACGGCCGGCAAGGGCTTCCCGGACCACCAAACCCCCACAAGCGAATACCTCGAGTTAAGGGCCAAACTCCAAACCAAGCCGGATTACCTCGAAGTCCTGGAGAAGACCACGTACCGGTTCTga